A single genomic interval of Granulicella tundricola MP5ACTX9 harbors:
- a CDS encoding tyrosine-type recombinase/integrase, producing MAERKAEAEAKQEEAKALQREADSSFENVAQQWWEWWSIGKSPRHADTVMRRLKADIFPGFGHKHMDTIRAAEIRELMLTIEKRDARDVAKRCHEMTSQIFRFAVARDIASRNPTADFKPRDILAAAKTENRACVDAKELPELLTKMDDYNGDAITRFALKLMAYTFVRTSEEIEAPWTEFDLEEARWTIPAERMKMDTSHIVPLSRQAVQVLRALKLLTGNGRFVLPGANDKTKPISNNTILYALYRLGYRDWMTGHGFRGLASTILHENGFEEAHIELQLAHLKRDKVAAAYNHAKYLTPRTEMMQWWADYLDAQLAKGRPASAG from the coding sequence ATGGCTGAACGGAAGGCAGAGGCCGAAGCGAAGCAAGAAGAAGCTAAAGCACTCCAACGTGAAGCTGACAGCAGCTTCGAGAATGTCGCCCAACAGTGGTGGGAGTGGTGGTCCATTGGCAAGTCTCCTCGGCACGCCGATACCGTCATGCGACGCCTCAAAGCAGACATCTTCCCGGGGTTCGGCCACAAGCACATGGACACAATTAGGGCGGCGGAGATTCGCGAACTCATGCTCACGATTGAGAAACGAGATGCGCGAGATGTTGCCAAGCGTTGTCATGAGATGACATCTCAGATATTCCGATTTGCGGTTGCTCGTGACATTGCCAGTCGGAACCCCACTGCGGATTTCAAGCCGAGAGACATCCTCGCCGCAGCAAAGACGGAGAATCGTGCTTGTGTTGACGCGAAGGAACTGCCTGAATTGCTCACGAAAATGGATGATTATAACGGCGACGCTATCACCCGCTTTGCCTTGAAACTCATGGCGTATACATTTGTGCGAACGAGCGAAGAAATAGAAGCGCCGTGGACAGAGTTTGATCTGGAAGAGGCGCGTTGGACGATCCCGGCAGAGCGCATGAAGATGGACACATCGCATATCGTTCCACTTTCCCGACAGGCCGTCCAAGTGTTGCGGGCACTCAAGCTGCTCACGGGCAATGGGAGATTTGTCTTGCCTGGCGCCAATGACAAGACAAAACCCATCAGTAACAACACGATCTTGTATGCGCTTTACCGGCTCGGATATCGAGACTGGATGACTGGGCATGGATTCCGCGGGCTGGCGTCAACCATTCTTCACGAGAACGGATTCGAGGAGGCACACATCGAGTTGCAGCTCGCCCACCTGAAGCGCGACAAGGTGGCCGCGGCCTACAATCACGCGAAATATCTGACTCCGCGCACGGAGATGATGCAGTGGTGGGCGGATTACCTAGACGCACAACTCGCCAAGGGAAGACCGGCGTCGGCCGGTTAG
- a CDS encoding helix-turn-helix transcriptional regulator, whose product MNRSNLNLREANEVLSVDSQTKSANGKPLQRDSEEVIFLRLPKVKAITGLSKSSLYELIRANSFPAHVHLGARTVAWVASDVQQWATERIVHSRPPASIVDGRRVPQRALPGQWASSKKFA is encoded by the coding sequence ATGAATCGTTCAAATCTCAATCTGCGTGAAGCCAACGAGGTTCTCTCGGTGGATAGCCAAACAAAATCGGCAAATGGCAAGCCCCTGCAAAGGGATTCTGAAGAGGTGATTTTCTTGCGCTTGCCGAAGGTTAAGGCGATCACTGGGCTGTCGAAGTCGAGCCTTTATGAGCTAATCCGAGCGAACAGTTTTCCTGCGCATGTGCATCTCGGAGCCCGCACCGTCGCATGGGTAGCTTCCGATGTCCAACAGTGGGCCACCGAACGTATCGTCCACTCAAGACCGCCAGCATCCATTGTCGACGGTCGGCGAGTGCCGCAGCGAGCGCTACCCGGACAATGGGCGTCGTCGAAGAAGTTCGCCTAA